TGCTCGATGCTCGATGCTCGATGCTCGATGCTCGATGCTCGATGCTCGATGCTTGATACTCGATGCTTGATACTCGATGCTCGATGCTCGAATCTTCTTTCCAAATCTATCATCCAGTATCCAACATCCAGTATCCAGCATCCAGTATCCAGCATCCAGCATCCAGCATCCAGTCTATATCCACTGCTTGCGCACGAAATAGGCAATGGCGTAGGCCGCCGCGAACATTGTCATCATAAAGGCCCAACTGCCGAGCGCGAGTGTGGCGCCGCCGGTGAGGGCCTGGCCGCTGGTGCAGCCTTGCGCCAAGCGCGCGCCGAAGCCCATCAAGCCGCCGCCGAGAAAGGCGAAAGCCAGACGAAACGGCACGGTGATGTTCGGACCCTTGTCGGTTTTGAAGCGCAGGCGCTTCGCCAGCATGCCGGAGAGCAGACCGCCTACGATCACGCCGATGATTTCAAACACCAGCCAATCCTGCAGCGGATTCTGAGTGCCGCCGGCATACTGCGCCAGGTAGGGATTGTTGTCCACTGCGCTGGGACTGACCTGATCGACCGCGTAAGTGGTCACGCGCATGAGTGCGCCCGAGGCGCCCAACCCGCGGCCCATGATCACGAACGTCGCCAGCAAAACCAATCCCAGCACAACGCCGGCGACATACGGTGACCAGTATTTTGTTTCTTGTTCTTGCATCTACGGTTCTCCGACTTATCATTGCATGTGATCCAGGAAGGAACTCATTGATGACTTGATCTGTCAATAATGCAATCGCTGCAAAAACTTTGAACACGGAGATAACGGAGTATATGGAGATTGCAGAGCTGAAGGGGGTTTCTCACGAATGCCCACTCTGTTTGCTCCGTTTACTTGGGCAAGGCCAGACTCCACTGGCTCACCTGGCCGGCCTCCACGACGATGAAGCGCAGCAGCAAGCCGCCGAACAAAACCAGCAAGGCGGGAATGCGGGTGGACAGAATCCTCCCGCGCAGTTCGAGCAGCTCGATCACGACCGGCAGCAGCAGACCGAGGCCAACCACCAACACCCAGAATGCTGCGGTGTAAGGCCCGCCCAGGAAAAGCTTGGCGGCATCGATGTGCACTTGCGTGGAGGCGAGAAATCCCATGAACAAATGAATGATCAGAAACAGCTCGACGCTGATCGCGATCACATCGAGGCGGGCGAGCGTGTGTTTTTCCCTTTCATTCCGTGACAGCAGGAGATTCAGCGCCAATCCCGTTGACAGACCGGAG
The DNA window shown above is from bacterium and carries:
- a CDS encoding YeeE/YedE family protein, encoding MQEQETKYWSPYVAGVVLGLVLLATFVIMGRGLGASGALMRVTTYAVDQVSPSAVDNNPYLAQYAGGTQNPLQDWLVFEIIGVIVGGLLSGMLAKRLRFKTDKGPNITVPFRLAFAFLGGGLMGFGARLAQGCTSGQALTGGATLALGSWAFMMTMFAAAYAIAYFVRKQWI